A genomic stretch from Setaria italica strain Yugu1 chromosome VII, Setaria_italica_v2.0, whole genome shotgun sequence includes:
- the LOC101755362 gene encoding cysteine proteinase EP-B 2, translating into MKHLAAVVLLALTLLEPAAAAGLKFTTHDLRSEKALRQLYERWCKHFKVARKPAEKVHRFANFKQTVHFVASRTVRVADEPLRLNGFADATRAEFEGCKCRMTPEPRVTAAPGTILRDLPLPVSVDWRGVIPGVN; encoded by the coding sequence ATGaagcacctcgccgccgtcgtcctgctCGCGCTGACACTgctggagccggcggcggccgccggcctgAAGTTCACCACACACGACCTCCGCTCGGAGAAGGCTCTGAGGCAGCTTTACGAGCGGTGGTGCAAGCACTTCAAAGTAGCGCGCAAGCCAGCGGAGAAGGTCCACCGCTTCGCCAACTTCAAACAGACGGTGCACTTCGTCGCGTCCCGTACTGTTCGAGTTGCAGACGAGCCTCTGCGACTCAACGGTTTCGCGGACGCAACAAGGGCGGAATTTGAAGGCTGCAAGTGTCGCATGACTCCGGAGCCGCGCGTCACTGCAGCACCTGGGACCATTCTAAGGGACCTCCCGCTGCCGGTCTCCGTCGACTGGCGTGGCGTGATCCCTGGAGTGAACTGA